One stretch of Ornithinimicrobium ciconiae DNA includes these proteins:
- a CDS encoding M14 family zinc carboxypeptidase codes for MSSRSLVRLAGLTTVAALVAAGAAAPGTAPSRMPYAGDSPTPHVTAMTSGAAALVTASTETAPHSPAAPRGYPRQNLLVEPPVDTSDAAIKLGLTPYHAIAPKLNELQGTSQRVSAEVIGQTVTGREVYLVTLTAPESRGQAKAQEVMRDRILTQPVQAARDRGLARHYKTPIFINNNIHGNEWEGTDAALRLIEDYATSDDPEVLQTLESSRIYLVVTMNPDGRHSNTRANASGFDMNRDFITATQPEVVAVRDALIRTQPLVMLDLHGYVNGTLIEPTTPPHGENYEYDLFIKHAYPNGLGMEQAILDLGLTADDDGVNPPQIPFRDWDEGWDDWPPIFTPQYAAFHGAVSHTVEIPLRVNNSAYTLPEAELQRRSAINTDIAHAAMTSSIDYLQEHRGELLADQIEIFRRGVTGADPVEVSEELFPEIGPEDVYLTDYPRAYVIPVRDHQRSAPAAARLVNHLIANGIEVRTARQPVTVEGTTYPAGSYVVDLHQSRRGLANALLGPGTDISDRVDSMYDISGWSLGLLWGADVAALPQDGRMPTTGRVIGAATPTGQVDGEGDLLLRLDDPADLSALNHLARSGVAVEWLDDGTVLVPAEAADQADLTANAFGVVFTSAPVGAAGTPVGDEFVVAAAAPQTEQWALEEMGFQVRPISATVLNDGFSYADIDAVYVSSGLSWNALNETARDDLTSFLANGGGYVGKGLNGTRLNDSLDLLDLTFEQGRGDGNGVVAVDSADTGIGANAPAHSFVYSPGWFTELGPEVQVDQRYSTDELLVSGHWAGSADEGGQDAAAGQALVVSGVDHDGAAVLFGSEPLFRAHPKGQYPLVGRALFWSALQG; via the coding sequence ATGTCGAGCCGATCCCTCGTGCGCCTCGCGGGGCTCACCACCGTGGCCGCCCTGGTCGCGGCGGGCGCCGCTGCGCCCGGGACCGCGCCCTCCCGGATGCCGTATGCCGGTGACTCACCTACTCCTCACGTCACCGCGATGACCTCGGGCGCTGCGGCGCTCGTGACGGCCAGCACGGAGACCGCGCCGCACTCCCCCGCTGCCCCCCGGGGATACCCGCGCCAGAATCTGCTCGTCGAGCCGCCGGTCGACACCTCCGACGCGGCGATCAAGCTCGGCCTGACGCCCTATCACGCGATCGCCCCGAAGCTCAACGAGCTGCAGGGCACTTCTCAGCGGGTCAGCGCCGAGGTGATCGGTCAGACCGTGACCGGCCGCGAGGTCTATCTCGTCACGCTCACCGCACCGGAGTCACGAGGCCAGGCCAAGGCCCAGGAGGTGATGCGCGACCGCATCCTCACCCAGCCTGTCCAGGCGGCCCGCGACAGGGGCCTGGCGCGGCACTACAAGACCCCGATCTTCATCAACAACAACATCCACGGCAACGAGTGGGAGGGCACCGACGCGGCCCTGCGTCTCATCGAGGACTACGCCACCAGCGACGACCCCGAGGTTCTGCAGACCCTGGAGAGCAGCCGGATCTATCTCGTGGTCACCATGAACCCGGACGGACGCCACAGCAACACCCGCGCCAATGCGTCGGGGTTCGACATGAACCGTGACTTCATCACGGCCACTCAGCCAGAGGTTGTCGCGGTGCGCGATGCGCTCATCCGCACCCAGCCACTGGTGATGCTGGACCTGCACGGCTATGTCAACGGCACGCTCATCGAGCCGACCACTCCCCCGCACGGTGAGAACTACGAGTACGACCTGTTCATCAAGCACGCCTACCCCAACGGGCTCGGTATGGAGCAGGCCATCCTCGACCTGGGCCTGACCGCAGACGATGATGGCGTCAACCCACCGCAGATCCCGTTCCGGGACTGGGACGAGGGCTGGGACGACTGGCCGCCGATCTTCACACCGCAGTACGCCGCCTTCCACGGGGCCGTCTCACACACCGTCGAGATCCCGCTGCGCGTCAACAACTCGGCCTACACCCTGCCGGAGGCGGAGCTGCAGCGTCGTTCGGCGATCAACACCGACATCGCGCACGCGGCCATGACCTCCTCGATCGACTATCTGCAGGAGCACCGGGGCGAGCTGCTCGCCGACCAGATCGAAATCTTCCGCCGCGGCGTGACCGGTGCCGACCCTGTCGAAGTGTCCGAGGAGCTCTTTCCTGAGATCGGGCCCGAGGACGTCTATCTCACCGACTACCCGCGCGCCTACGTCATCCCCGTTCGCGACCACCAGCGCTCCGCGCCCGCCGCGGCCCGGCTCGTCAACCACCTGATCGCCAACGGCATCGAGGTCCGCACCGCCCGCCAGCCCGTCACGGTCGAGGGCACCACCTACCCGGCCGGCAGCTATGTCGTGGACCTGCACCAGAGCAGGCGTGGTCTGGCCAACGCACTGCTGGGCCCGGGCACCGACATCAGCGACCGGGTCGACTCGATGTATGACATCTCCGGCTGGAGCCTGGGACTGCTGTGGGGCGCGGACGTCGCTGCCCTCCCCCAGGACGGCCGTATGCCGACAACCGGCCGGGTGATCGGCGCCGCCACCCCGACCGGCCAGGTCGACGGCGAGGGTGACCTACTGCTGCGACTCGACGACCCTGCCGACCTCTCGGCCCTCAACCACCTGGCCCGCTCCGGGGTAGCCGTGGAGTGGCTCGACGACGGCACCGTCCTGGTGCCGGCCGAGGCCGCCGACCAGGCCGACCTGACCGCCAACGCCTTCGGCGTGGTCTTCACCTCCGCCCCCGTCGGGGCAGCCGGGACACCGGTCGGTGACGAGTTCGTGGTCGCGGCCGCCGCGCCCCAGACCGAGCAGTGGGCCCTGGAGGAGATGGGCTTCCAGGTGCGACCGATCAGTGCCACCGTTCTCAACGACGGATTCAGTTATGCCGACATCGACGCGGTCTATGTCTCCTCCGGCTTGTCGTGGAACGCGCTGAACGAGACGGCCCGGGACGACCTCACTTCTTTCTTGGCCAACGGCGGTGGCTATGTCGGCAAGGGACTCAACGGCACTCGGTTGAACGACTCCCTGGACCTGCTGGACCTCACCTTTGAGCAGGGTCGCGGCGATGGCAATGGTGTGGTTGCCGTCGATAGTGCCGACACGGGGATCGGTGCCAACGCCCCCGCGCACTCCTTCGTCTACTCGCCCGGGTGGTTCACCGAGCTCGGCCCAGAGGTGCAGGTTGACCAGCGCTACTCCACGGACGAGTTGCTCGTGAGCGGCCACTGGGCCGGTTCGGCCGACGAGGGCGGCCAGGACGCCGCAGCCGGTCAGGCGCTGGTCGTCAGCGGCGTCGACCACGACGGCGCGGCCGTGCTGTTCGGCAGCGAGCCGCTCTTCCGGGCCCACCCGAAGGGGCAGTACCCCCTCGTCGGTCGCGCCCTCTTCTGGTCCGCGCTGCAGGGCTGA
- a CDS encoding Bax inhibitor-1/YccA family protein, whose amino-acid sequence MATNPVFNRIDKEAQQYAGFNQAPQQGYGAPQGAPQQGYGAPPQGQPQMPMGYPGASESMSPEQLEQMYRQAPAGPAQTGRVTLDDVVMKSGMIFGVVVVMAALAWNFVGARPDLGMPIWLLGMFGSLGLSFAIAFKKTVSIPLIMAHAVLQGLFLGAVSVTFNAVYDGVVTTAVVATMATAAGMFIAWKVGFIKVTSKSRRIFGMMAMGYLVFLLVNLGASFMGFGDGWGIYSGPLGIIISLLGVGLASYSLAVDFDSIDRGIKAGAPEKYSWLMGHGLIASLVWLYIEFLRLFAILQNN is encoded by the coding sequence ATGGCAACCAACCCTGTCTTTAACCGTATCGATAAGGAAGCCCAGCAGTACGCGGGCTTCAACCAGGCTCCGCAGCAGGGCTATGGCGCGCCGCAGGGGGCTCCCCAGCAGGGCTATGGTGCGCCGCCCCAGGGACAGCCCCAGATGCCGATGGGCTACCCCGGCGCCTCGGAGTCCATGAGCCCCGAGCAGCTGGAGCAGATGTATCGCCAGGCACCGGCCGGGCCTGCCCAGACCGGCCGCGTCACGCTCGATGACGTGGTGATGAAGTCCGGCATGATCTTCGGCGTCGTCGTCGTCATGGCGGCCCTGGCCTGGAACTTCGTCGGCGCCCGCCCCGACCTGGGCATGCCGATCTGGCTGCTCGGGATGTTTGGCTCACTGGGCCTCAGCTTTGCGATCGCCTTCAAGAAGACCGTCAGCATCCCGCTGATCATGGCCCACGCCGTCCTGCAAGGTCTCTTCCTGGGTGCGGTCAGCGTGACCTTCAACGCGGTGTATGACGGGGTGGTCACCACCGCCGTCGTCGCCACGATGGCTACCGCCGCAGGCATGTTCATCGCCTGGAAGGTTGGCTTCATCAAGGTCACCAGCAAGTCCCGCCGCATCTTCGGCATGATGGCTATGGGCTACCTGGTCTTCCTCCTGGTCAACCTGGGCGCCAGCTTCATGGGCTTCGGCGACGGCTGGGGCATCTACAGCGGACCGCTGGGCATCATCATCTCCCTGCTGGGTGTCGGCCTGGCGTCCTACTCGCTGGCCGTCGACTTCGACTCCATCGACCGCGGCATCAAGGCCGGGGCGCCGGAGAAGTACTCCTGGCTGATGGGCCACGGCCTGATCGCCAGCCTGGTGTGGCTCTACATCGAGTTCCTGCGTCTGTTCGCGATCCTGCAGAACAACTGA
- a CDS encoding FMN-binding negative transcriptional regulator, with protein MRHTPHYLITAPEEVKRLIRGNPWATIVSPTSNGMVASHYPVLLEEDADGISIVSHFGRPDEQLHELGQHEVLVIIQGPHDYVSASLYEPGDLVATWNHVTAHLYGVPEILSEEENYAVLSRLTDHFEAHREGGRSLSEDEAGSRRAAKGTVGLRLHVTRFDARSKLSQNKPTEVQARIVADFDTSNPPLAEEMRRTRP; from the coding sequence GTGAGACACACGCCGCACTACCTGATAACCGCGCCCGAGGAGGTCAAGCGCCTCATCCGGGGCAACCCGTGGGCCACCATCGTCTCGCCCACGAGCAACGGCATGGTCGCCTCGCACTACCCCGTGCTGCTCGAGGAGGATGCGGATGGCATCAGCATCGTCAGCCACTTCGGTCGGCCCGACGAGCAGCTGCACGAGCTGGGCCAGCACGAGGTGCTGGTGATCATCCAGGGGCCGCACGACTATGTCTCGGCCAGCCTCTACGAGCCCGGCGACCTCGTTGCCACCTGGAACCACGTGACCGCCCACCTCTACGGCGTCCCGGAGATCCTGTCCGAGGAGGAGAACTATGCCGTCCTGTCCCGGCTGACCGACCACTTCGAGGCGCATCGAGAGGGTGGCCGCAGCCTGTCCGAGGACGAGGCAGGCTCCCGCCGGGCGGCCAAGGGGACCGTCGGCCTCCGCCTGCACGTGACCCGCTTCGACGCCCGCTCGAAGTTGAGCCAGAACAAGCCGACCGAGGTGCAGGCACGGATCGTCGCCGACTTCGACACCAGCAACCCCCCACTCGCCGAGGAGATGCGGCGCACCAGACCGTGA
- the arfB gene encoding alternative ribosome rescue aminoacyl-tRNA hydrolase ArfB: MVIPAGELLERFSRSSGPGGQGVNTTDSRVELIYRPASSIAVAELAESTRDRMLRNLVPHLTVDQLVVVASEHRAQRQNRIAARERLVALLRSAAAPPPPPRRATKPTRGSQRRRLEGKRQRSQIKAGRGRVTGDGG, encoded by the coding sequence ATGGTCATCCCCGCTGGTGAGTTGCTGGAGCGCTTCTCGCGGTCCTCGGGTCCGGGCGGACAGGGCGTCAACACCACCGACAGCAGGGTGGAGCTGATCTATCGTCCGGCGTCCTCGATCGCTGTCGCCGAGCTGGCCGAGAGCACCCGCGACCGGATGCTGCGCAACCTTGTGCCGCACCTGACCGTCGACCAGCTCGTGGTCGTGGCGTCCGAGCACCGAGCCCAGCGGCAGAACCGCATCGCGGCACGCGAACGGCTGGTCGCCCTGCTGCGTTCGGCGGCCGCGCCACCGCCACCGCCGCGGCGGGCGACCAAACCCACGCGGGGCAGTCAGCGACGTCGGCTGGAGGGCAAGCGGCAACGCTCCCAGATCAAGGCTGGCCGGGGCCGCGTCACCGGAGACGGTGGCTGA